Sequence from the Dehalococcoidia bacterium genome:
TCAATGTGGAGCGGGAGTATGAGCGCAACCGGGAGCGCTACGCCTTTCTGCGGTGGGCCCAGCAGGCTTTCCAAAACTTCCGCGTGGTGCCCCCCGGCACGGGCATCTGCCACCAGGTCAACCTGGAATACCTCTCCAGCGTGGTCGCCCTGCGCCCCGTCCAAGGCCGTCCCACCGCCCTCCCGGACACGGTGCTGGGCACCGACTCCCACACCACTATGGTCAACGGCCTGGGCGTGCTGGGCTGGGGTGTGGGGGGCATAGAGGCCGAGGCGGTGATGTTGGGCCAGCCCTACTTCATGCTCATGCCCCCCGTCGTGGGGGTAAAACTGCTAGGGCGTCTGCCCCAGGGGGCCACGGCCACCGACCTGGTCCTCACCGTTACCGAACTGCTCCGCAAGAAGGGGGTGGTGGACAAGTTCGTGGAGTTCTTCGGCCCCGGCCTGGATGCCCTCACCGTGGAGGACCGCGCCACCATCGCCAACATGTCCCCCGAATATGGGGCCACCTGCGGCTTCTTCCCCGTGGATGCTATGACCCTGCGCTACCTACGGGGCACAGGGCGGGACGAGGCCCAGATAGCCCTGGTGGAGCGCTACTGCCGCGCCCAGGGCCTGTTCCGCGACGCCTCTACCCCCGACCCGGTGTACAGCGAGACCCTTACCCTGGACCTCTCCCAGGTGGTGCCCAGCCTGGCCGGCCCCAGCCGGCCTCAGGACCGCATCCCCCTCACCGAGGTGAAGCGCACCTTCCACATCGCCCTGGAGAAGACCTACAAAAAGCCCGCTCCCGCCAGCGTCCCCGTGCGTCTCAACGGGCATCAGGTCAACCTTTCCCACGGGAGCGTGGTCATCGCCGCCATCACCAGTTGCACCAACACCTCTAACCCTTCGGTGATGGTGGGGGCGGGGCTGTTGGCCAAGAAGGCCGTGGAGCGGGGTTTGAGGCGCCAGCCGTGGGTGAAGACCAGTATGGCCCCAGGCTCCCGCGTGGTAACCGACTACCTGGAGCGGGCGGGGCTTCTGCCCTATCTGGAGGCTTTGGGCTTCCATGTGGTGGGGTATGGGTGCACCACCTGCATTGGCAACAGTGGCCCCCTGCCCGACCCCATCGCCCACGCGATTACCGCCCACGACCTTGTGGTTGCAGCGGTGCTCAGCGGCAACCGCAACTTCGAGGCGCGCATCCACCCCCAGGTGCGGGCCAACTTCCTGGCCTCTCCCATGCTGGTGGTGGCCTACGCCCTGGTGGGGCGCATGGATGTGGACCTCACCCGCGAGCCTCTGGGCCACGACACCCAGGGACGCCCCGTGTTCCTGCAGGACATCTGGCCCTCTCCCGAGGAGATTGCCCACACGGTGGCCAGCGCCCTCTCCCCTGAGGCCTTTCGCCAGCGCTACAGCCAGGTCTTTGAAGGCGACCATCGCTGGAAGGGCCTGCCCGTCCCCGCCGGCGACCTGTACGCCTGGGATGCCACCTCCACCTATATTCAAGAGGCCCCCTTCTTCTTGGACTTGCCCACCGACCCGCCCCCCCTGCGCGACATCCGCAATGCCCGCGTGCTGGTGATGCTGGGGGATTCCATCACCACCGACCACATCTCTCCGGCGGGGAGCATCTCCCCCAAAAGCCCGGCGGGGCAGTATCTCATCAGCAAGGGGGTGCCCCCCGCCGAGTTCAACACCTTCGGGGCACGGCGGGGCAACCACGAGGTCATGGTGCGGGGCACCTTCGGCAACATCCGCCTGAAGAACCTGCTGGTGCCCGGCACCGAAGGGGATTGGACGGTGCACTTCCCCTCGGGCCAGCAGATGCGCATCTTTGAGGCGTCCCAGCGCTACCAGAAGGAGGGGGTGCCCCTGCTGGTGCTCGCCGGCAAAGAATACGGCTCAGGCAGTTCGCGGGACTGGGCAGCCAAGGGGCCAGCCCTGCTGGGCATCAAGGCCGTCATCGC
This genomic interval carries:
- the acnA gene encoding aconitate hydratase AcnA: MATHPSHPALGILPTPQGPVQYYRLAYLEEQGWTRLERLPFSIRVLLESLVRLHLTQPELCSQDDLAQAARWDAARPSGRDIPFLPARVLMQDFTGVPAVVDLAAMRAAMARKGGDPKRINPLLPVDLVIDHSVQVDIFAHPEAFAFNVEREYERNRERYAFLRWAQQAFQNFRVVPPGTGICHQVNLEYLSSVVALRPVQGRPTALPDTVLGTDSHTTMVNGLGVLGWGVGGIEAEAVMLGQPYFMLMPPVVGVKLLGRLPQGATATDLVLTVTELLRKKGVVDKFVEFFGPGLDALTVEDRATIANMSPEYGATCGFFPVDAMTLRYLRGTGRDEAQIALVERYCRAQGLFRDASTPDPVYSETLTLDLSQVVPSLAGPSRPQDRIPLTEVKRTFHIALEKTYKKPAPASVPVRLNGHQVNLSHGSVVIAAITSCTNTSNPSVMVGAGLLAKKAVERGLRRQPWVKTSMAPGSRVVTDYLERAGLLPYLEALGFHVVGYGCTTCIGNSGPLPDPIAHAITAHDLVVAAVLSGNRNFEARIHPQVRANFLASPMLVVAYALVGRMDVDLTREPLGHDTQGRPVFLQDIWPSPEEIAHTVASALSPEAFRQRYSQVFEGDHRWKGLPVPAGDLYAWDATSTYIQEAPFFLDLPTDPPPLRDIRNARVLVMLGDSITTDHISPAGSISPKSPAGQYLISKGVPPAEFNTFGARRGNHEVMVRGTFGNIRLKNLLVPGTEGDWTVHFPSGQQMRIFEASQRYQKEGVPLLVLAGKEYGSGSSRDWAAKGPALLGIKAVIAESYERIHRSNLVGMGILPLQFRPGESAQTLGLTGTEVYHILGLSDALRPHQELTVRVQKDGQERTFTVIARVDTPVEVGYLRHGGVLNMVLRRLLKEDKG